From Primulina huaijiensis isolate GDHJ02 chromosome 15, ASM1229523v2, whole genome shotgun sequence, one genomic window encodes:
- the LOC140958319 gene encoding root phototropism protein 2-like, whose translation MAIRRTNSCSDLPLSKQRSGHWVISQEIPADVVVEVGEDHFPLHKVMLVSKSNYIRRLILESKDTDLARIELSVMPGGPEIFETVVKFCYGVDFEITVQNVAALWCAAEYLQMNEKYSENNLTSRSESFLSEVALTSLSGAILVLKSCEDLLPVAEELNLVQRCVEVISSKACVEAKFPSRSPSNWWIKELLILDVTFFGKIMDSMKGRGAKALTMSSCLMTYTERSLHDHVRDHSGNGIKSLNSGESDIRIQKQREVLESIVTLLPSETLSFPPNFLCFLLRAAIFLRADAHSTKDLEKRISAILDHAKVDDLFVLSCTYDGERLSDLETVRRIISGFVDKENSIAVFNAGDLREVCSVAMKRVAKTVDGYLAEIATYGELTVSRFNGIANLLPKAARKVDDDLYRAVDIYLKAHANLDEIEREKVCGVMDICRLSYEARVHASRNKRLPVPKAMQALCYDQLELRSSIEFKKTEDAWTKRDPTHDDVSLAEENELLRMELLEMKIYLSDVQKNLQGTSTPDEKVKKQTSVSEKLRKLNILKKDTSDGDGGKEGSAKPKKSFYRCLCRDI comes from the exons ATGGCCATCCGCCGCACGAACAGTTGCAGCGACCTTCCTCTTTCGAAACAGAGAAGTGGACACTG GGTGATTTCTCAAGAAATCCCGGCTGATGTTGTTGTTGAAGTAGGGGAAGACCACTTCCCTCTTCACAAG GTTATGCTCGTGTCGAAGAGCAATTACATAAGACGGCTGATTCTTGAATCGAAAGATACGGATTTAGCAAGAATAGAACTTTCGGTCATGCCCGGGGGGCCTGAAATATTTGAAACGGTAGTGAAATTTTGTTACGGTGTCGATTTCGAAATCACGGTACAGAATGTGGCTGCCCTCTGGTGTGCGGCTGAATATTTACAGATGAACGAAAAGTATTCTGAGAATAATCTCACTAGCCGGTCGGAGAGTTTCTTGTCTGAGGTAGCGCTGACGAGTTTATCAGGGGCTATCCTCGTCTTGAAATCGTGTGAAGATCTTCTTCCAGTTGCTGAAGAACTCAACCTAGTCCAAAGATGTGTTGAGGTTATCAGTTCCAAG GCATGTGTTGAGGCGAAATTTCCGAGCCGTTCGCCATCAAATTGGTGGATAAAAGAGCTATTAATCTTAGATGTAACCTTCTTTGGAAAAATCATGGATTCAATGAAGGGTAGAGGTGCAAAGGCCTTGACTATGTCAAGCTGTCTAATGACTTATACAGAGAGATCACTTCATGATCATGTTCGTGATCACTCCGGGAACGGTATTAAATCACTAAATTCGGGTGAATCTGATATCCGAATCCAGAAGCAGCGTGAAGTTCTTGAGTCCATAGTTACTCTTTTGCCCTCAGAAACGTTATCTTTCCCTCCAAACTTCTTGTGCTTTCTTCTTAGGGCCGCGATTTTCTTGAGGGCAGATGCTCATTCCACAAAGGACCTCGAGAAAAGAATATCGGCCATCTTAGATCATGCAAAAGTAGATGATCTTTTTGTACTTTCGTGTACATATGACGGCGAGAGATTGAGTGATCTCGAGACCGTGAGAAGGATCATATCTGGATTTGTCGATAAAGAGAACAGTATTGCGGTCTTTAATGCCGGTGACTTGAGAGAAGTGTGTTCTGTTGCTATGAAGAGAGTTGCAAAGACTGTTGATGGGTACCTCGCGGAGATAGCCACTTATGGTGAACTTACTGTTTCGAGATTCAACGGGATTGCCAATTTGCTGCCTAAAGCAGCTAGGAAGGTCGACGATGATCTTTACCGAGCTGTTGATATATACTTGAAG GCACACGCAAATCTAGACGAAATCGAGCGGGAGAAAGTTTGCGGTGTAATGGATATATGCAGGCTATCATACGAAGCCCGAGTTCACGCTTCGAGAAATAAGCGTTTGCCCGTGCCGAAAGCCATGCAAGCATTGTGCTACGATCAGCTCGAGCTAAGAAGTAGCATTGAGTTTAAAAAAACAGAAGATGCGTGGACTAAAAGAGATCCAACACACGACGATGTGTCTCTTGCTGAAGAGAATGAATTGTTGAGAATGGAATTACTTGAGATGAAAATATATCTATCCGATGTGCAAAAGAATCTGCAGGGGACTTCGACACCCGATGAAAAAGTCAAGAAGCAGACATCTGTGTCGGAGAAACTtcgaaaattgaatattttgaagAAGGATACTTCCGATGGAGATGGCGGAAAGGAAGGTTCCGCCAAGCCCAAGAAAAGTTTCTATCGGTGTTTGTGCCGAGATATTTAG
- the LOC140959916 gene encoding uncharacterized protein gives MDSRRRYAILYVMLQHMLICTFFMVCLLIRHRTRLLEKRRSQVRRTSSSYTMTQRLSAQINHLHRIIEIGDVQCVANLRMNRKAFAHLCYLLTHVGGLGDSRYVRIEEKVAMFLSILTHHKKNRIIGHDYVRSGQTISAHFHEVLGSVLKLHTILLVKPSAIDDTCTDETWKWFKGCVGALDGTYVNVHVPISEKGKYRTRKGTIAINVLCVCNRDMNFIYALCGWEGLAADARVLRDALTWEDGLKVQRGCYYLCDNGYANVHGFLIPFRRVPYHRDAWGNRTCVPQNFKELFNWRHSKARNVIERAFGFA, from the exons ATGGACAGTAGACGTCGTTACGCTATACTGTATGTGATGCTGCAACACATGCTGATTTGTACGTTTTTTATGGTATGTCTGTTAATACGACATCGTACGAGATTACTCGAAAAACGACGAAGTCAAGTACGTAGAACATCATCTTCCTATACCATGACTCAAAGACTGAGTGCACAAATAAACCATTTGCATAGGATTATCGAAATTGGAGATGTTCAATGTGTTGCGAATTTGAGGATGAATAGAAAAGCTTTTGCCCATTTATGTTACTTGCTAACTCATGTCGGGGGGCTGGGAGATTCTAGATATGTTAGGATTGAAGAAAAAGTGGCTATGTTTTTGTCTATCTTGACACATCATAAAAAGAATCGAATAATTGGTCATGATTATGTACGAAGCGGTCAAACAATCAGCGCTCATTTCCATGAAGTTCTAGGCTCGGTCCTCAAGTTACATACTATACTGCTTGTGAAGCCTTCTGCAATCGATGATACCTGCACCGATGAGACATGGAAGTGGTTCAAG ggCTGTGTTGGTGCATTGGATGGTACCTATGTAAACGTTCATGTACCAATTTCTGAAAAGGGAAAGTATAGAACTAGAAAAGGAACCATTGCCATTAATGTCTTGTGTGTGTGCAACCGAGATATGAACTTCATTTACGCATTATGTGGGTGGGAAGGATTGGCCGCAGATGCAAGAGTTCTTCGTGATGCATTAACTTGGGAGGATGGACTAAAAGTTCAAAGag GTTGTTATTACTTGTGTGACAACGGATACGCAAACGTACATGGATTTTTGATCCCATTTAGACGAGTACCATACCATAGGGATGCTTGGGGCAATCGCACATGCGTCCCACAGAATTTTAAAGAGCTCTTCAATTGGAGACACAGCAAAGCGAGAAACGTGATAGAAAGAGCTTttggttttgcttaa
- the LOC140959917 gene encoding uncharacterized protein, giving the protein MDSLATNESINCQGKKADKSRRCWTTPEEEVLIVALKDVISKGYKSENGFRNGYLPLLKSAMKSAFSDTDIRGHPHITSKIHAWKKNYSSLSSMLAKSGIGWNQTENMLDATNEAWEAQLKVDNSVRVMRYKRWPYYEDWCEIFGNDRATGSRAESFLAAVHGVLNLTEQVPNDVEVDMEDIYRPMEGDGESMSVNHTSPSNPSVGSKVKSKKRKKIIEGDDKIVVAIKNLADITKETMTNLIQEMAAEKKLAKSHMTNAMDSVLDTLQTIT; this is encoded by the exons ATGGATAGCTTAGCAACAAACGAGAGCATTAATTGCCAAGGTAAAAAGGCGGATAAGTCGCGTCGTTGTTGGACAACACCTGAGGAAGAGGTGCTAATTGTAGCTTTGAAAGATGTAATCAGCAAAGGATATAAAAGTGAAAATGGATTTCGTAACGGCTATTTACCTTTATTGAAATCGGCCATGAAAAGTGCGTTTTCGGATACTGATATACGCGGCCATCCACATATAACTTCCAAAATCCACGCGTGGAAGAAAAACTACAGTTCTTTGTCGTCTATGTTAGCGAAAAGTGGAATTGGTTGGAATCAGACGGAAAACATGCTTGATGCTACAAATGAGGCGTGGGAAGCACAATTGAAG GTGGACAATAGTGTACGTGTTATGCGATACAAGCGGTGGCCATACTATGAAGACTGGTGTGAAATTTTTGGTAATGATAGGGCAACGGGTAGCCGAGCGGAGAGTTTTTTAGCTGCTGTCCATGGTGTGTTAAATTTGACAGAACAAGTACCTAATGATGTCGAAGTTGACATGGAAGATATATATCGCCCAATGGAAGGAGATGGAGAATCAATGTCTGTAAATCATACATCACCATCCAACCCAAGTGTAGGTAGCAAGGTGAAGTCCAAGAAAcggaaaaaaataattgaaggaGACgataaaattgttgttgcaatcaAAAACTTAGCAGATATCACGAAAGAGACAATGACAAACCTCATACAAGAAATGGCTGCTGAAAAGAAGTTAGCTAAATCACATATGACAAATGCTATGGACAGCGTGCTGGACACATTACAAACCATTACGTAG